CGCCGTCGACGGTGACCTTGACGGAGTCGAGCGGAATCCCGCGCTTCGCCGCCCAGAACTGGTACGTGATCACCTGGCACGACCCGAGGGCGGCGAGCGCGAGCTCGACGGGGTTGGCGGCCTGATCGGTCCCGCCGAGCGCGGGCGGCTCGTCGACGGTGAAGCTGTGGTCCCGGACCTTGACGTGCACTTCGGTCGTGGTCCCGGGCTTGAGGGCGTTGGCCACGCTGAAGGAGACGGCGGCGTTGTGCGGGTCCGCGTCGACGGCCTTGCGGGTGCCTTCGATGACGTCGGTCAGCGACATGGGGGCTCCTCGATGATCGGTATTTCGCCACAGGGTGGGCGATTTCGTAAGCGCTCGCTCGGGTTCTCAAGTCCTGGGAGCGCGGGTGCCCGGGATGCGGAAGCACTCGACCGGGGGACGCGAGGACGGTAACGCCGGCGGTAACGGGGCGATAACGAGAGGGCAGGCACAGCAGGAGAGCCCTTTCGTGGAGGCGCACAGCGTGGAGACGTACAGCCGAGGTCCGATCG
This genomic window from Amycolatopsis mongoliensis contains:
- a CDS encoding OsmC family protein, translated to MSLTDVIEGTRKAVDADPHNAAVSFSVANALKPGTTTEVHVKVRDHSFTVDEPPALGGTDQAANPVELALAALGSCQVITYQFWAAKRGIPLDSVKVTVDGDLDLHGFFGFSFNTRPGFGDVRVSVELEGPASRERYEDLKREVDEHCPVLDLFRNETPVSTKLT